The Euphorbia lathyris chromosome 3, ddEupLath1.1, whole genome shotgun sequence genome contains a region encoding:
- the LOC136223175 gene encoding subtilisin-like protease SBT1.5, which translates to MAVFLLFFFLSLHLSSSSSSSNNDQPRTFIVKVQFDAKPSIFTLHKHWYDSFLSSLSSSQTKLIDSPESPDSPESRVIHTYENVFHGFSAKLSPTEALKIQTLPHVLAVIPERVRHLETTRSPEFLGLRTTDSAGLLKESDFGSDLVIGVIDTGIWPERPSFNDRNLGPVPAKWKGMCVSGRDFSASSCNRKLIGARYFCNGYEATNGKMNETVEYRSPRDSDGHGTHTASIAAGRYVFPASTLGYARGVAAGMAPKARLATYKVCWNAGCYDSDILAAFDAAVADGVDVISLSVGGVVVPYYLDAIAIGSFGAIDHGVFVSASAGNGGPGGLTVTNVAPWVTTVGAGTLDRDFPADVKLGNGKIIPGVGIYGGGPGLTAGKLYPLIYAGNEGTGDGYSSALCLENSLDSKLVKDKIVLCERGINSRTTKGEVVKKAGGAGMILANGVFDGEGLVADCHVLPATAIGASAGDEIKRYITAASKSNSGPAATILFKGTRLGVKPAPIVASFSARGPNPESSEIMKPDVIAPGLNILAAWPDGVGPSSVPSDKRRTEFNILSGTSMACPHVSGLAALLKAAHPEWSPAAIKSALMTTAYTVDNRGETMVDEATGNISTVLDFGSGHVHPQKAMNPGLIYDITTFDYVDFLCNSNYTLSNINVVTRKNADCKGAKRAGHAGNLNYPSMAVVFQQYGERKMASHFIRTVTNVGEPKSVYKVTMKAPSGVLMTVQPEKLAFRRLGQKLSFLVRVEVRAAKLELGGSSMRSGSIVWSDGKHSVTSPVIVTMQQPLD; encoded by the coding sequence ATGGctgtttttcttctcttcttctttctctctttacacctatcttcctcctcctcttcttctaaCAATGATCAACCCAGAACTTTCATCGTGAAAGTCCAATTCGATGCCAAGCCTTCCATCTTCACTCTCCACAAGCACTGGTACGACTCTTTCCTCTCCTCCCTCTCTTCATCTCAAACTAAATTGATTGATTCACCCGAGTCACCTGACTCACCTGAGTCACGAGTCATTCACACTTACGAAAACGTTTTCCATGGCTTCTCTGCGAAGCTTTCCCCAACCGAGGCGCTGAAGATTCAAACGTTGCCCCATGTGCTCGCTGTAATTCCTGAGAGAGTACGTCATTTGGAGACCACTCGATCTCCTGAGTTTCTCGGTTTGAGGACTACTGATAGTGCTGGATTGCTTAAGGAATCGGATTTCGGGTCGGATCTAGTTATTGGAGTTATCGATACTGGAATCTGGCCGGAGAGACCGAGCTTTAACGATAGGAATTTGGGACCTGTACCGGCGAAATGGAAAGGAATGTGTGTAAGCGGTAGGGATTTCAGTGCGTCGTCTTGCAACCGAAAGCTAATCGGAGCTCGTTACTTCTGTAATGGCTACGAAGCAACCAACGGAAAAATGAACGAAACGGTGGAGTATCGATCTCCACGTGACTCTGACGGTCACGGTACGCACACCGCATCAATCGCGGCCGGCCGTTACGTTTTTCCAGCTTCGACACTAGGTTACGCTAGAGGAGTGGCTGCCGGGATGGCACCGAAAGCGAGACTTGCTACTTACAAAGTCTGCTGGAACGCCGGATGTTACGACTCCGACATTCTCGCGGCGTTCGACGCTGCTGTTGCCGACGGAGTCGACGTTATATCTCTCAGCGTCGGCGGCGTTGTAGTTCCTTACTACCTAGACGCAATTGCAATCGGCTCCTTCGGAGCTATAGATCACGGTGTTTTTGTCTCTGCATCCGCCGGTAACGGCGGCCCTGGCGGACTCACAGTCACCAATGTTGCTCCTTGGGTTACCACAGTAGGCGCAGGAACTCTCGACAGAGACTTCCCGGCCGATGTAAAACTCGGAAATGGCAAAATTATCCCTGGAGTAGGGATTTACGGAGGTGGCCCAGGTTTGACTGCCGGGAAACTATATCCTCTAATTTACGCCGGGAATGAAGGTACCGGAGATGGATATTCTAGCGCGCTATGTTTAGAAAATTCGTTAGATTCAAAGCTTGTTAAAGACAAAATCGTTCTTTGTGAAAGAGGAATCAATTCAAGAACAACAAAAGGGGAAGTTGTGAAAAAAGCAGGAGGTGCAGGGATGATTTTAGCTAATGGTGTTTTCGACGGCGAGGGTTTAGTTGCAGATTGCCATGTTTTGCCTGCAACTGCAATCGGAGCTTCCGCCGGAGATGAAATCAAAAGGTACATTACAGCTGCTTCAAAATCAAATTCAGGTCCTGCTGCTACAATTTTGTTTAAAGGAACTAGATTAGGAGTTAAACCAGCACCTATAGTAGCTTCATTTTCAGCTAGAGGTCCTAATCCTGAATCATCTGAAATTATGAAACCTGATGTTATTGCTCCTGGTTTGAACATACTTGCTGCTTGGCCTGATGGAGTAGGACCTTCTAGTGTCCCGTCCGATAAGCGAAGAACGGAGTTTAACATTCTCTCCGGTACATCAATGGCGTGCCCTCATGTTTCGGGTCTAGCCGCCTTGTTAAAGGCAGCTCACCCGGAATGGAGTCCAGCAGCAATCAAATCAGCATTGATGACAACTGCTTACACAGTTGATAACCGCGGCGAAACAATGGTTGATGAGGCCACCGGAAACATTTCAACCGTGTTAGATTTCGGTTCAGGTCATGTTCATCCTCAGAAAGCTATGAATCCGGGGTTAATCTATGACATTACCAcatttgattatgttgatttccTGTGTAATTCAAATTACACACTCAGCAACATCAATGTTGTTACTAGAAAGAATGCTGACTGTAAAGGAGCTAAACGGGCCGGCCATGCTGGAAACTTGAATTATCCATCAATGGCTGTTGTGTTTCAGCAATATGGAGAACGTAAGATGGCTTCACATTTTATTAGAACTGTGACCAATGTTGGTGAGCCAAAATCTGTATACAAAGTTACAATGAAAGCACCAAGTGGGGTTTTGATGACGGTGCAGCCGGAGAAGCTGGCGTTCCGTCGGTTAGGGCAGAAGCTGAGCTTCCTTGTTAGGGTGGAAGTTAGGGCGGCGAAACTCGAGCTGGGTGGGTCAAGCATGAGGAGTGGATCAATAGTTTGGTCAGATGGGAAGCATAGTGTTACAAGTCCTGTAATTGTAACAATGCAGCAacctttggattga